The following coding sequences are from one Saprospiraceae bacterium window:
- a CDS encoding Gfo/Idh/MocA family oxidoreductase, with protein MKVRLGLVGLGYLGKIHLNCIKQVSDIDFVGCHDLQSGPARELCEQHQLRYFESLDELLSECDAIDIVTPTMTHFQIAEQAMKMGKHVFIEKPVTSLPAEAEALLNLQRKMGVKAQIGHVERYNPAFLAVKPFLKNVRFIEAHRLSSFNPRGTDVSVVHDLMIHDLDLISWIAGCDVKSIAANGVSIVSRVADICNARIEFANGLVCNVTASRISVKPMRKIRVFQDDAYISMDLMTKETQIITMGDEAVENSFEVDSYRGKKYISIQNPVIPDVNAIREEIQSFCKSIVNNTETEVKLEDGLRALTLVDSIVKQIEAEQ; from the coding sequence ATGAAAGTGAGATTAGGATTGGTTGGATTAGGTTATTTGGGAAAGATCCATTTGAACTGCATTAAACAAGTGAGTGATATAGATTTTGTTGGATGCCATGATCTCCAAAGCGGACCCGCCAGAGAATTGTGTGAACAACATCAGCTGCGCTATTTTGAAAGTTTGGATGAATTGCTCAGTGAATGCGATGCCATTGATATAGTGACTCCAACTATGACTCATTTTCAAATAGCAGAACAAGCGATGAAAATGGGGAAGCATGTGTTTATAGAAAAACCTGTCACTTCGCTGCCTGCAGAAGCGGAAGCCCTGCTCAATCTGCAAAGAAAGATGGGAGTCAAAGCTCAGATCGGACACGTGGAGAGATACAATCCGGCTTTTCTCGCCGTAAAGCCCTTTCTCAAAAATGTCAGATTCATTGAAGCACATAGATTATCTTCATTTAATCCGCGTGGTACTGATGTCTCTGTGGTTCACGACCTGATGATACATGACCTGGATTTGATTTCTTGGATCGCAGGTTGTGATGTCAAGTCCATCGCTGCAAATGGGGTTTCTATCGTCAGCAGGGTAGCTGATATTTGCAATGCTAGAATTGAATTTGCAAATGGTTTGGTCTGCAATGTCACTGCAAGTAGAATTTCAGTAAAACCAATGAGAAAAATAAGGGTATTCCAAGATGATGCTTATATCAGCATGGATCTGATGACCAAAGAAACCCAAATTATTACTATGGGAGATGAGGCTGTAGAGAACTCCTTTGAGGTTGACAGCTATCGTGGAAAGAAGTATATATCGATTCAAAATCCTGTCATTCCTGACGTCAATGCAATTCGCGAAGAGATACAATCTTTTTGTAAAAGTATCGTTAATAACACTGAAACCGAAGTGAAGCTAGAAGATGGATTAAGGGCATTGACCTTAGTCGATTCAATAGTTAAACAAATCGAAGCCGAACAATGA
- a CDS encoding sugar transferase, protein MNTQIENIIYKIVDVALTAFAWYLICVYFQRSGFFNPGQENSASHLWIKGMLLIPPFWFLVNLLADQYRNVYRLSRWSVFTGTLIISSLGCLLVFIILMADKNLHLEDHFFEGLWRYFLLQFGMTVLFRLIYLTFTSNRLKRGIVGFNTLIIGSDQKAVDIFKEITSTHFSLGNKFLGYIHSNGGRSNDLIQHLPQLGGLPDLNKVIEQSNIEEVIIAIESTEHTKLKTILDTLFEYGDKLIVRIIPDMYDILLGSVKMNHVYGAVLIEIRQEMMPKWQIFFKRLIDIVVSFIALVLLSPIVAYIILRTKLSSPGPIIYKQQRIGLNAKPFYILKFRSMYVDSENNGPQLSHDQDPRITPWGAVMRKWRLDELPQFYNVLIGEMSLVGPRPERKYFIEQIMEKAPHYKHLLKVRPGITSWGQVKFGYASDLDEMLQRLKYDLLYVENRSLGLDFKILFYTVWVLFQGKGK, encoded by the coding sequence ATGAATACTCAGATTGAAAATATCATATACAAAATAGTGGATGTGGCTCTGACCGCATTTGCTTGGTATCTCATCTGTGTGTATTTTCAACGATCGGGATTTTTTAATCCTGGACAAGAAAACAGTGCATCCCATTTATGGATCAAAGGAATGTTGCTGATCCCGCCTTTTTGGTTTTTGGTCAATCTTTTGGCTGATCAGTATCGCAATGTATACCGCTTGTCCAGATGGTCTGTTTTTACCGGTACATTAATTATTTCTTCTCTGGGATGTTTGCTGGTCTTCATTATCCTGATGGCCGACAAAAATCTACACCTGGAAGATCATTTTTTCGAAGGATTATGGAGATATTTTTTACTGCAATTTGGAATGACAGTATTGTTCCGTTTGATTTATCTCACATTTACAAGCAATAGACTCAAACGAGGGATTGTAGGATTTAATACATTAATAATTGGTAGTGATCAAAAAGCTGTTGACATTTTCAAAGAAATTACATCGACTCACTTCAGTCTGGGAAACAAATTTTTAGGATATATCCATTCGAATGGAGGAAGGTCAAATGATCTTATCCAACATTTGCCACAATTGGGTGGCTTGCCGGATCTCAATAAGGTGATTGAGCAATCGAATATTGAGGAGGTCATTATTGCCATAGAATCCACCGAGCATACAAAATTGAAGACGATTCTGGACACACTTTTTGAATATGGAGACAAGTTGATCGTTCGTATTATACCTGATATGTATGATATCTTATTGGGTTCCGTAAAAATGAATCATGTTTATGGAGCTGTGCTGATTGAGATTCGTCAAGAGATGATGCCTAAATGGCAGATTTTCTTCAAACGACTGATTGATATTGTTGTAAGTTTTATAGCTTTGGTCTTGTTGTCACCGATTGTAGCTTACATCATCTTGCGCACTAAATTATCGAGTCCCGGACCAATCATTTATAAACAACAAAGAATCGGGCTAAATGCTAAACCATTTTATATTTTAAAATTTAGAAGCATGTACGTCGATTCGGAGAATAACGGTCCTCAGTTGTCTCATGATCAGGATCCACGAATTACTCCATGGGGTGCTGTCATGCGTAAATGGAGATTGGACGAATTGCCGCAATTCTACAATGTCCTTATCGGTGAAATGTCTTTGGTAGGTCCGCGACCTGAACGAAAATATTTTATCGAACAGATCATGGAGAAAGCTCCACACTACAAACATTTGCTCAAAGTCAGACCGGGAATTACTTCATGGGGACAGGTGAAATTTGGATATGCTTCGGACTTGGATGAAATGTTACAAAGACTCAAGTATGATTTATTGTATGTTGAGAACAGGTCACTGGGCCTTGATTTTAAAATACTGTTTTATACAGTTTGGGTATTATTTCAAGGAAAAGGTAAATAA
- a CDS encoding replication-associated recombination protein A has protein sequence MQPLAERMRPKSLDEIIGQKQLVGPDAALKNTLLQGHVPSMILWGPPGVGKTTLARIIASEMKRPFHILSAVQAGVKEVREAIQKAESSKFFQQNSSILFIDEIHRFNKSQQDALLGAVENGTIALIGATTENPSFEVNSALLSRCQVYILEPIADDDMLLLCERIVQKDYLFEAKKIHFDELNAVLHFSSGDARKLCNILEMIGHLPDPEIHITDDLIAQLVQKNIAKYDKNGDQHYDIASAMIKSIRGSDPQAAVYWMARMIDSGEDVRFISRRLLISAAEDIGLANPNALLLAEAGARAAEMVGFPESRIILSEVCIYLACSSKSNSAYMAIQGAMQSSAQSGHQAVPLHLRNAPTTLMKKLNYGKEYRYSHDYENHFVEQEYMPESLSHQSFYIPANNPAEEKIRAQLLEKWKNKYKL, from the coding sequence ATGCAACCACTCGCGGAGAGAATGCGTCCAAAATCTTTGGACGAGATCATTGGCCAAAAACAGCTTGTAGGTCCGGATGCTGCTTTGAAAAATACCTTGTTGCAAGGGCATGTACCATCGATGATACTCTGGGGTCCTCCAGGAGTTGGCAAGACCACTCTAGCCCGTATAATCGCCTCAGAAATGAAGAGACCATTTCATATATTGAGTGCAGTCCAAGCAGGCGTAAAAGAAGTGAGAGAAGCCATTCAAAAAGCGGAAAGTTCAAAATTTTTTCAACAAAATTCATCAATTCTCTTCATAGACGAAATACATCGATTCAATAAATCTCAACAAGACGCTTTATTAGGGGCAGTAGAAAATGGAACTATAGCACTCATCGGCGCCACGACTGAAAATCCATCCTTTGAGGTGAATTCAGCACTTCTTAGCAGATGCCAAGTTTATATCCTGGAACCGATAGCTGATGATGATATGCTCTTACTGTGTGAGAGAATCGTTCAGAAAGATTATCTTTTTGAAGCTAAGAAAATACACTTTGATGAACTAAACGCCGTATTACATTTTTCAAGCGGTGATGCCAGAAAATTATGCAATATCTTGGAAATGATAGGTCATCTACCAGATCCTGAAATTCATATCACTGATGATCTCATCGCTCAGCTGGTGCAAAAAAACATTGCAAAATATGATAAAAATGGTGATCAACATTATGACATTGCTTCGGCAATGATAAAGTCTATACGTGGCTCTGATCCGCAAGCCGCGGTGTACTGGATGGCAAGAATGATCGATAGTGGTGAAGATGTGAGATTCATTTCTCGCAGGTTACTCATTTCAGCTGCAGAGGATATCGGACTTGCAAATCCAAATGCGCTACTGCTTGCTGAAGCCGGTGCTCGTGCTGCTGAAATGGTGGGCTTCCCTGAATCACGCATAATACTTTCTGAAGTTTGTATATATCTCGCATGTTCTTCCAAATCAAATTCTGCCTATATGGCAATTCAAGGAGCAATGCAAAGCTCTGCTCAATCCGGCCATCAGGCAGTACCACTCCATCTTCGAAATGCCCCTACTACATTAATGAAAAAATTAAATTATGGAAAAGAGTACAGGTATAGTCATGATTATGAAAATCATTTTGTGGAACAAGAGTATATGCCTGAATCGCTAAGCCATCAAAGTTTCTATATTCCCGCAAATAATCCCGCTGAAGAAAAAATAAGAGCTCAGCTTCTAGAAAAATGGAAAAACAAATATAAATTGTAG
- the sppA gene encoding signal peptide peptidase SppA: MRQFFKFVFASCLGSLLALALLVFIIIGFGAGMATKNLSGRSSKTVEENTVLKLTIPAELPEQTNNTPVRQISFDNDVTIGIHDFAKTIKAAASDPKIKGIYLTDPAGSHGYASLHVIRDAMLEFKKRGKFIYCFSKFMDQNSYYLASIADKIYMHPLGFTDLKGFQVAIPFYKELMEKIGLKFNIYYAGQFKSATEPFRLEKMSEQNRVQLSEFLHDRFDTYLEEVSKARNMPQEELKKILDQYLASSPEKAKDLKLIDSLAYETDIITAMKSSIGIQEDQKIQLVSVNSYFDNVKDKDTDFGATNRIAVLYAEGDITDANGEEGEIGRNYLKTIREIRKNNSIKALVLRVNSRGGSAIQSDEMLKELDLLKNAGKPVVVSMGDYAASGGYYISCHADSIFADKHTLTGSIGVFAMIPDVSTMLDKKIGVDFDTISTGPMAAKFNPTFPWGKAEGDIIQNNIDHTYDTFLGVVAGGRNKSKDEIHAIAQGRIWSARQAEMNGLISKTGSLEDAIVCAARMASLDRYRTSEYPTRKDAITRIIDKIQGNDNETKSKLSETVLKASLGEYYIYYSELMNLKKNSGIQMKMIYPVEIR; encoded by the coding sequence ATGAGACAATTTTTTAAATTTGTATTTGCTTCTTGTTTGGGCAGTTTGCTTGCGCTTGCATTATTAGTATTTATAATCATTGGTTTTGGTGCCGGAATGGCAACAAAAAACCTCAGTGGAAGAAGCAGCAAGACAGTGGAAGAAAATACAGTCTTAAAACTTACTATACCCGCTGAGCTTCCTGAACAAACAAACAATACTCCTGTAAGACAAATCAGTTTTGACAATGATGTCACAATCGGAATACATGATTTTGCGAAAACAATAAAAGCTGCCGCTTCTGATCCAAAAATAAAAGGAATCTATCTCACAGATCCCGCAGGTAGTCATGGATATGCGAGTCTGCATGTCATTAGAGATGCTATGTTGGAATTCAAGAAAAGAGGGAAATTCATTTACTGCTTTTCTAAATTCATGGACCAAAATTCGTATTATCTTGCTTCCATTGCAGACAAAATATACATGCATCCTTTGGGTTTTACTGACTTGAAGGGATTTCAGGTAGCCATTCCTTTTTATAAAGAGTTAATGGAAAAGATAGGATTGAAATTCAACATTTATTATGCCGGTCAATTTAAGTCAGCCACAGAACCATTTCGTCTTGAAAAAATGAGTGAACAAAACAGAGTTCAGCTAAGCGAATTTCTGCACGACAGATTTGACACCTATCTTGAAGAAGTCAGCAAGGCAAGGAACATGCCTCAGGAAGAGCTCAAAAAAATACTGGACCAATATCTGGCATCGTCACCTGAGAAAGCCAAAGACCTAAAACTCATAGATAGTCTGGCATATGAGACTGATATCATCACAGCTATGAAATCATCCATAGGCATTCAGGAAGATCAAAAAATCCAATTGGTTTCAGTAAATTCCTATTTTGATAATGTAAAAGACAAGGATACTGATTTTGGAGCTACAAATCGCATCGCTGTTCTATATGCAGAAGGCGATATCACTGATGCCAATGGTGAAGAAGGAGAAATTGGAAGAAATTATTTAAAAACAATTCGAGAAATTAGAAAAAATAATTCTATCAAAGCATTGGTGCTCAGAGTAAACTCAAGAGGAGGATCCGCCATTCAATCTGACGAAATGCTGAAAGAACTGGATCTTTTAAAAAATGCAGGAAAACCGGTTGTGGTCAGTATGGGAGATTATGCTGCCTCTGGAGGTTATTATATTTCTTGCCATGCAGATTCTATTTTTGCGGACAAACACACTCTGACAGGTTCCATTGGTGTTTTTGCGATGATTCCGGATGTGAGCACTATGTTGGACAAGAAGATTGGAGTTGACTTTGATACCATTAGTACAGGTCCTATGGCGGCCAAATTCAATCCGACATTTCCTTGGGGCAAAGCAGAAGGTGATATTATTCAAAACAACATAGATCATACGTATGACACTTTTTTAGGCGTGGTTGCCGGCGGTAGAAACAAATCGAAAGATGAAATCCACGCGATTGCTCAAGGTAGAATTTGGAGCGCAAGACAAGCTGAAATGAATGGCTTAATTTCTAAAACCGGGAGTTTGGAGGATGCCATAGTATGTGCTGCAAGAATGGCTTCCTTGGATCGTTACCGCACTTCTGAGTATCCAACCCGAAAAGATGCGATCACTCGTATCATCGATAAAATCCAGGGCAACGACAATGAAACCAAGTCCAAATTGTCTGAGACCGTGTTGAAAGCTAGTTTAGGCGAATATTACATATACTATTCTGAGTTGATGAACTTGAAAAAAAATAGCGGCATCCAAATGAAGATGATTTATCCTGTAGAGATCAGATAA
- a CDS encoding deoxynucleoside kinase gives MKNKIGYKYICVEGNIGAGKTTLCEKLSQEYNCKLILEEFAENPFLKYFYADPERYSLTVELFFLAERQKQLQKEIIHKDMFTDFVLADYTLIKSLLFAKNNLNPEEFKLYQNIFQALSQGIPRPDLLIYLHRPIENVLSNIQKRGRPYELNIEFEYLENIQNMYFEFFRTQTLIPVLIVDAENMDFLQNPTHYNEIKHLFTREFTPGVHHIRILF, from the coding sequence ATGAAGAATAAAATCGGATACAAATACATTTGCGTCGAGGGGAATATCGGAGCAGGAAAAACTACGCTCTGTGAAAAGTTATCTCAGGAATACAACTGCAAGCTTATATTGGAAGAATTTGCAGAAAATCCTTTTTTAAAATACTTTTATGCAGACCCTGAGAGATATTCCTTGACAGTAGAATTATTCTTCCTTGCGGAAAGACAAAAACAGTTGCAAAAAGAAATCATTCACAAGGATATGTTTACCGACTTTGTCCTTGCGGATTATACATTGATCAAGTCGTTGTTATTTGCTAAAAACAATCTCAATCCCGAAGAATTCAAGTTATATCAAAATATTTTTCAAGCATTATCTCAAGGTATTCCAAGACCTGACTTGTTGATTTATTTGCATCGCCCAATAGAAAATGTACTTTCTAATATTCAAAAGAGAGGAAGACCCTACGAACTCAATATTGAATTTGAATACTTAGAAAATATTCAGAATATGTATTTTGAATTTTTCAGAACGCAGACATTGATTCCAGTACTCATAGTGGATGCAGAAAACATGGATTTCTTACAAAATCCAACACATTATAACGAAATTAAACATTTGTTCACCAGAGAATTTACTCCTGGAGTACATCATATTCGCATATTATTTTAA
- the folK gene encoding 2-amino-4-hydroxy-6-hydroxymethyldihydropteridine diphosphokinase, whose amino-acid sequence MTERNHIAYLLLGSNLGNRKQQLEEAKINLEREGAAINTYSAYYETEPWQVEGQANYLNQALCINTSADPLELLALTQSIEIKQGRTNKKSNQARTLDIDILLYDNEIMESEQLTIPHPRMHLRNFTLIPLMEIAGEVIHPKLHKSIEELYEMCSDPSEVYLLDEE is encoded by the coding sequence ATGACTGAGCGAAATCATATTGCATACTTGCTACTCGGTTCAAACCTCGGAAACAGAAAGCAACAGCTGGAAGAGGCAAAGATCAATCTGGAAAGAGAAGGAGCCGCGATTAACACATATTCAGCATACTACGAAACCGAACCCTGGCAGGTAGAAGGTCAGGCCAATTATTTAAATCAAGCTCTTTGTATCAATACCTCTGCTGATCCTCTGGAACTGCTTGCACTTACTCAAAGTATTGAGATTAAACAGGGCCGCACAAATAAGAAATCCAATCAGGCAAGAACCTTGGATATAGACATCCTCCTTTATGATAATGAAATCATGGAATCAGAGCAATTGACCATACCCCATCCCAGAATGCACTTGCGAAATTTTACTTTGATACCACTTATGGAAATAGCAGGTGAAGTCATTCATCCAAAGCTCCATAAATCGATAGAAGAATTATACGAAATGTGTTCAGATCCCTCAGAAGTTTATCTGCTTGATGAAGAATAA
- a CDS encoding M28 family peptidase → MEKLLTKKFTNYFLLIQNGKKISGIIAFLFIIQILSAQNQIPHLSIISQSGNYDTQIELKYKAVDPDNINLEISCHLFDQLADGSIIPHVGATISGDTGHILSGEDVRTIQIHFGSTNAETKATKIILKLSDGESLNPKDILAQADSQLLKNHVYALEGMRVRSNSIFFKKSQDYIYSYLSAFHPTRVLEQNLNIIPIENIECRKSGFSNPQEIICLDAHYDCVSISPGADDNASGVAAVLEAARILNPYACNRSLNYLLFDSEELGLFGSKQYLKLLPKNNTKINADLNFEMIGFYTEQTNTQKLPTGFQQLFPEAYNKVVQNEYRGDFITNVGNDNSKWLSSKIDSLKGICVPELNIITINAPGTGSIVPDLRRSDHASFWDSGIPAVMLTDGANFRNENYHTARDSAKFLNYGFMQHVLELSLATLIDLAGFEHASSQEIDIVKTVGTEELKSSFSAYYSDGLVYVQSQNSNLALEADLYDAQGQKIRNFKVHPEFNQEAKIEVGYLSTGIYFLSIYNKNKSRLLKFVVHD, encoded by the coding sequence ATGGAAAAATTACTTACCAAAAAATTTACGAATTATTTCTTATTGATCCAAAACGGAAAGAAGATTTCAGGAATAATAGCTTTCCTGTTTATAATTCAAATCTTATCGGCGCAAAATCAAATTCCACATCTTAGTATCATTAGTCAGTCAGGAAATTATGATACCCAGATTGAGTTGAAGTACAAAGCTGTAGATCCGGACAACATTAACCTGGAAATCAGTTGTCACCTATTTGATCAGCTGGCTGATGGCTCTATTATACCACACGTGGGGGCTACGATTTCCGGTGATACCGGACATATTTTGTCAGGGGAAGATGTAAGAACAATACAAATTCATTTTGGCAGCACCAATGCTGAAACAAAAGCTACGAAAATTATTTTAAAACTTTCAGATGGTGAGAGTTTAAACCCTAAAGATATTCTCGCACAAGCTGACAGTCAACTTCTCAAAAATCATGTATATGCTTTGGAAGGAATGAGAGTGAGATCAAATTCCATTTTTTTTAAAAAATCTCAAGATTACATATATAGTTATTTATCTGCATTTCATCCGACCCGTGTACTGGAACAAAATCTCAATATCATCCCTATAGAAAATATAGAATGCAGGAAATCCGGATTTTCGAATCCACAGGAAATTATATGTCTGGATGCGCATTATGATTGTGTATCCATATCTCCCGGAGCTGATGACAACGCGAGTGGAGTTGCTGCCGTGTTGGAAGCAGCAAGAATTTTGAACCCATATGCCTGCAATAGGTCATTGAATTATTTATTGTTTGATTCGGAAGAATTAGGATTATTTGGATCAAAACAATATTTAAAATTACTTCCGAAAAACAATACCAAAATCAATGCTGATCTCAATTTCGAGATGATAGGTTTTTATACAGAACAGACCAATACACAAAAATTACCTACAGGCTTTCAGCAATTGTTTCCTGAAGCTTACAATAAGGTTGTCCAAAATGAATACAGAGGTGATTTTATCACCAATGTTGGCAATGATAATTCCAAATGGTTATCTTCCAAAATAGATAGTTTGAAGGGAATTTGTGTTCCTGAATTAAATATCATTACGATCAACGCACCAGGTACAGGTTCGATCGTGCCCGATTTGCGAAGAAGCGATCATGCCAGTTTTTGGGATAGCGGCATCCCAGCAGTAATGCTCACAGATGGTGCCAATTTTAGAAATGAAAATTACCATACTGCCCGGGATTCTGCTAAATTTTTGAACTACGGTTTTATGCAACATGTCTTGGAACTCAGTCTCGCCACATTGATTGATCTTGCAGGATTTGAACATGCAAGTTCCCAAGAAATAGACATTGTGAAAACTGTTGGCACAGAAGAATTGAAGTCTTCTTTTAGTGCGTATTATTCTGATGGCTTAGTATATGTACAAAGCCAAAATTCCAACCTCGCATTGGAAGCTGATCTATATGATGCTCAGGGACAAAAGATCCGGAATTTTAAGGTGCATCCTGAATTCAATCAGGAAGCGAAAATTGAGGTAGGTTATCTTTCGACAGGAATATACTTTTTATCGATATATAACAAAAACAAAAGCAGGCTTTTGAAGTTTGTAGTACATGACTGA
- a CDS encoding UbiD family decarboxylase — protein sequence MAYKNLEACIRDLEAIQQLIRVEVPVNANLELAEIHRRVNQAKGPALFFTNITQCKFPVATNIYGTNSRVEYLFRDIIATFEKLSRLRADPSALMSTPAMALSVIPRLYRTWPSYDRWNQDILRHQCKVSELPQIKSWPDDGGAFITLPQVISFPPNSQKLSEANIGMYRIQMSGNDYLSDQELGLHYQIHRGIGIHHQAYNATDQEFKISIAVGGPPSHALASIFPLPEGMSEVLFTGLLGNRSYHYCRNDGYFIPTDVDFCITGIVRKNQLKKEGPFGDHLGYYSLKHDFPVLEIKRVFHKKKAIWHATVVGRPPQEDSAFGHIIHLLTRQLAAQEFPGVKSIHAVDEAGVHPLLLAIGSERYMPFRERKPEEILTQAFHILGKGQTSLSKYLLIAADGFDELPQINNTSDFFSYILERIDWKNDLHFITKTTIDTLDYSGEGLNAGSKLIWACNRNPLRNLQSEYQLPPISEISKVKLVQKGILALQIDPFKADHEEEFKIAKLCERLEKCDLSGFPLLILTDDAAFCAQNFSNFLWTTFTRSNPSTDIYGIKPFIHQKHWGCEGSLIIDARKKPHHAPELITDPAVDKKVDDLMFHHPELKKYLP from the coding sequence ATGGCTTACAAAAATCTGGAAGCTTGCATACGAGACCTAGAGGCAATTCAACAACTGATCAGAGTTGAAGTTCCTGTAAATGCAAATCTGGAACTCGCCGAAATTCATAGAAGAGTCAATCAAGCTAAGGGACCAGCCTTATTTTTTACCAATATTACGCAATGTAAATTTCCTGTAGCGACAAATATTTATGGCACGAATTCCAGAGTTGAATATTTGTTTCGTGACATCATAGCTACTTTTGAAAAATTAAGCCGGTTACGAGCTGACCCCTCTGCTTTGATGAGTACTCCTGCAATGGCTTTGTCAGTGATACCAAGATTATATCGCACGTGGCCATCTTACGATAGATGGAATCAGGATATTCTGAGACATCAATGTAAAGTATCAGAGCTACCGCAAATAAAATCATGGCCTGATGACGGTGGCGCATTTATTACCCTCCCACAGGTAATCAGCTTTCCTCCAAATTCCCAAAAATTGAGTGAAGCAAATATTGGCATGTACCGCATCCAAATGAGTGGCAATGATTATCTTTCTGATCAAGAACTGGGATTACATTATCAAATCCATAGAGGAATAGGCATCCATCATCAGGCTTACAATGCAACAGATCAGGAATTCAAGATCAGTATTGCTGTAGGAGGGCCACCTTCGCATGCTTTGGCTTCAATATTCCCGCTACCCGAAGGTATGAGTGAGGTACTATTTACAGGACTTTTGGGGAATAGATCATACCATTATTGCCGAAACGATGGATACTTCATCCCTACGGATGTTGACTTCTGCATAACCGGAATTGTTCGTAAAAACCAATTGAAAAAAGAAGGCCCTTTTGGTGATCATCTGGGATATTATAGTTTGAAGCACGATTTTCCGGTTTTGGAAATAAAACGAGTGTTTCACAAGAAAAAAGCCATCTGGCATGCAACCGTAGTCGGGAGGCCACCTCAGGAAGACAGCGCTTTCGGTCATATCATCCATTTGTTGACTCGTCAACTTGCTGCACAAGAATTTCCGGGGGTAAAGTCCATTCATGCTGTAGATGAAGCCGGAGTACATCCTCTTTTACTTGCTATAGGCAGTGAACGTTACATGCCTTTTAGAGAAAGAAAACCTGAAGAAATATTGACTCAGGCTTTTCATATCTTGGGAAAGGGACAGACTTCACTCAGCAAATACTTATTGATTGCTGCTGATGGTTTCGACGAATTGCCTCAAATCAACAATACAAGTGATTTTTTCAGCTATATTCTAGAAAGGATTGACTGGAAGAATGATTTGCATTTTATCACCAAAACAACGATAGACACACTGGATTATTCAGGTGAAGGGCTGAACGCAGGATCTAAGCTGATATGGGCGTGTAATCGTAATCCATTGCGCAATTTACAATCCGAATATCAACTTCCTCCAATCTCTGAAATTTCAAAAGTCAAGTTAGTACAGAAAGGAATTCTCGCTTTGCAGATTGATCCTTTCAAAGCTGATCACGAGGAGGAATTCAAAATCGCTAAGTTGTGTGAACGATTGGAAAAATGTGATCTCTCTGGATTTCCTCTATTAATCCTTACAGATGATGCGGCTTTTTGTGCGCAAAATTTTTCAAATTTTTTGTGGACCACATTTACCAGAAGTAACCCTTCGACCGATATTTATGGTATTAAACCTTTTATCCATCAAAAGCATTGGGGTTGCGAAGGAAGTCTTATAATTGACGCCAGAAAAAAGCCTCATCATGCGCCTGAACTCATCACTGATCCTGCAGTTGATAAAAAAGTTGATGATCTGATGTTTCATCACCCGGAACTCAAAAAATATTTGCCATGA